DNA from Arthrobacter sp. StoSoilB19:
CGCGAAAGGTCCGCGGCCGCCTGGCTTCGCTGCAGCAGCTGGCCATCACTACGGGTATTTTTGCCGCGCTGCTGTCTGACGCGCTCCTGGCCACCAGTGCCGGCGGTGCGGACCAGGCCTTCTGGCTGGGCATTGAATCATGGCGCTGGATGTTCCTGGCCGCCGCCGTCCCGGCCGTCGTTTACGGTTGGGTGGCGTTCACCCTGCCCGAGTCCCCGCGGTTCCTGGTGTTCCAGGGCAAAGAGGACCAGGCCCGGGAAGTCTTTGAGTCCATCGCACCCACCGAGGATGCCGGTCGGCATATCCGGGACATCCGGGAAGCCATTGAGGAAGACAAGCTGGCCGGGCAAAAGGGGTCCCTCCGCGGCAAGGCCTTTGGCCTGCAGGCTGTGGTTTGGGTGGGCATCACGTTGTCGGTGCTCCAGCAGTTCGTGGGCATCAACGTGATCTTCTACTACTCCACCACCCTGTGGAAGGCCGTGGGCTTCCAGGAGAAGGACTCCCTGGCCATCTCGGTGGCAACCTCCGTCACCAACATCCTGGTAACCCTCGTGGCCATCGCCCTGGTGGACCGCGTGGGCCGCCGGCCCATCCTGCTGGCCGGGTCCGTGGGCATGGCCGTGTCCCTGGGCGCCATGGCCGTGGCGTTCTCCTCGGCAACAGGCAGCGGCGAGAACATCAGCCTGCCGGGCGCGTGGGGCCCAGTGGCCCTGGTGGCCGCCAACGTCTTCGTGATCAGCTTCGGCGCGTCCTGGGGACCGCTGGTGTGGGTCCTCCTGGGCGAGATCTTCCCGTCCCGGATCCGTGCCCGGGCGCTGGGCCTGGCCGCAGCGGCCCAGTGGGTGGCCAACTTCGTGATCACCCTGAGCTTCCCGGTCATGGCAGCGGGCTCGCTGCCGCTGACCTATGCCATGTACGCCCTGTTCGCTGCGGCTTCCTTCTTCTTCGTCATGTTCAAGGTCCCGGAGACCAACGGCATGTCCCTGGAGCAGGCCGAGACGCTGTTCGTACCCAAGGGCTCCGCCAAGGCCTAGCAACGCCCCATCACTTTTGGCGGCCTTCCCTGGAACGCCCCATCAGCTTCAGCAGGAAAACACCAAACCCTCCATCACATGCCGTGATGGAGGGTTTGTCCGTTGGTGCGCCGGCAGCGGCTACACGACGTGCGGTTCGTGCGAGGACAGGTAGGCCCGGCCGCCGAACGCGACCAGGATGGCGATCACCATGGCCACCGCCCCGGCAAAGAACGGGACCTGCGGGCCGAAGTGCTCACCGAGCTGCGCCGCCGCGAACGGGGCCAGGGCACCGCCCATCCAGCGGACAAAGTTGTAGCCGGAGGAAGCCACCGGCCGGGGCGAATCAGAGACGCCCATGGCCAGTTCCGTGTAGATGGTGTTGTTGATGCCCAGCAGCGCGCCGGCAACAATGACCAGGACGACGACGGCAGGCACCGAGTGCCCCGCGGCCAGTCCCAGCCCGGCCAGGTCCAGCATGAGGACGAACAAAGTGCCGGTCAGTACCTTCACCGCGCCGAAGCGGGTCTGCAGGACCGGTGCAACGAAGACGGAAAATACCGCCACGGCCACACCCCAGCCAAAGAAGACGCCGCCGATGCCGTACGCGTCCATGCCC
Protein-coding regions in this window:
- a CDS encoding sugar porter family MFS transporter translates to MPTAQEQTTTGIPRRVIWLALAGAVGGFLFGFDSSVVNGAVDAMKEEFALSEAVTGFAVAIALLGCAAGAFLAGKVADRYGRIPAMKLGALLFLVSAVGTGFAFGVWDLVFWRLVGGLGIGLASVIAPAYISEISPRKVRGRLASLQQLAITTGIFAALLSDALLATSAGGADQAFWLGIESWRWMFLAAAVPAVVYGWVAFTLPESPRFLVFQGKEDQAREVFESIAPTEDAGRHIRDIREAIEEDKLAGQKGSLRGKAFGLQAVVWVGITLSVLQQFVGINVIFYYSTTLWKAVGFQEKDSLAISVATSVTNILVTLVAIALVDRVGRRPILLAGSVGMAVSLGAMAVAFSSATGSGENISLPGAWGPVALVAANVFVISFGASWGPLVWVLLGEIFPSRIRARALGLAAAAQWVANFVITLSFPVMAAGSLPLTYAMYALFAAASFFFVMFKVPETNGMSLEQAETLFVPKGSAKA